One genomic window of Deltaproteobacteria bacterium CG2_30_66_27 includes the following:
- a CDS encoding glutamyl-tRNA reductase, with protein MSEIVIVGLNHRTAPVEIRERLAFPEDTVGHALRGLRERDGISEGVILSTCNRVEVCVLSEEGYKGVERVKEFLSGFHGVPVGDLSDHLYHHLGEEAVRHLFRVSSSLDSMVLGEPQILGQVKDAYGYACEFKAIGPVLDKFFTKAFSVAKRVRTETRVANNAVSVSYAAVELAKKILGDLPDKVVMLIGAGEMCELAARHLLNAGAKGILVANRTFERAVRLAEEFEGTPVRFEELAAHLKRADIILSSTGAPSFILKREDVEEVIRIRRNRPMFFIDMAVPRDIDPDANQIDNVYVYDIDDLNNVIETNLEERQREAEKAEKIVVAEVAGFRRWLDAQQVTPTIVSLRRKFDEVRQAEVAKALSALGTPDPKTRKVVESLAASILNKVLHSPIASLKRETDGRSPMEMVTAVREIFDLPDELQEEPEGAPEAAERPPGEGGTVGRQ; from the coding sequence ATGAGCGAGATCGTCATCGTCGGATTGAACCACCGGACTGCGCCGGTGGAGATCCGGGAGCGCCTGGCGTTCCCGGAGGACACGGTGGGGCACGCCCTCCGGGGGCTGCGGGAGCGCGATGGCATCTCGGAAGGGGTGATCCTCTCCACCTGCAACCGCGTCGAGGTCTGCGTCCTTTCGGAAGAGGGCTACAAGGGCGTCGAGCGCGTGAAGGAGTTCCTCTCCGGGTTCCACGGCGTGCCCGTAGGCGATCTGTCGGACCACCTCTACCACCACCTCGGGGAAGAGGCGGTGCGGCACCTGTTCCGCGTCTCCAGCAGCCTCGACTCGATGGTGCTCGGGGAGCCGCAGATCTTAGGGCAGGTGAAGGACGCCTACGGGTACGCCTGCGAGTTCAAGGCGATCGGTCCGGTCCTCGACAAGTTCTTCACCAAGGCGTTCTCGGTCGCCAAGCGGGTGCGCACCGAAACGCGGGTGGCGAACAACGCCGTCTCCGTCTCGTACGCCGCCGTGGAGCTGGCGAAGAAGATCCTGGGCGACCTCCCGGACAAGGTGGTGATGCTGATCGGGGCGGGGGAGATGTGCGAGCTGGCGGCGCGGCACCTGCTCAATGCCGGCGCCAAGGGAATCCTCGTCGCGAACCGGACCTTCGAGCGCGCCGTGCGCCTCGCCGAGGAGTTCGAAGGCACGCCCGTGCGCTTCGAGGAGCTGGCCGCCCACCTGAAGCGGGCCGACATCATCCTCTCCTCGACCGGCGCCCCGAGCTTCATCCTGAAGCGGGAAGACGTGGAGGAGGTGATCCGGATCCGGAGGAACCGGCCGATGTTCTTCATCGACATGGCGGTGCCGCGCGACATCGACCCGGACGCCAACCAGATCGATAACGTCTACGTCTACGACATCGACGATTTGAACAATGTGATCGAGACGAACCTCGAGGAACGGCAGCGCGAGGCGGAAAAGGCCGAGAAGATCGTCGTCGCCGAGGTGGCGGGATTCCGGCGCTGGCTCGATGCGCAGCAGGTTACCCCGACGATCGTCTCCCTGCGGCGGAAGTTCGACGAGGTGCGGCAGGCCGAGGTCGCCAAGGCGCTTTCGGCGCTGGGTACGCCCGACCCCAAGACGCGGAAGGTGGTCGAGTCGCTCGCGGCGTCGATCCTCAACAAGGTGCTGCATTCACCGATCGCGTCGCTGAAGCGGGAAACCGACGGCCGCAGCCCGATGGAGATGGTGACGGCGGTGCGGGAGATCTTCGACCTCCCGGACGAGCTGCAAGAGGAGCCGGAAGGGGCGCCGGAAGCGGCGGAGCGCCCCCCCGGGGAAGGAGGAACCGTTGGCAGGCAATGA
- a CDS encoding hydroxymethylbilane synthase: MAGNDIIRLGSRGSTLALWQAEYVRAEVERHTGRKVEISRIKTTGDVILDVPLSKVGGKGLFVKEIEEALLSNRVDLAVHSMKDVPTDLPEGLEISCITRREDPRDAFLSVKHARFEDLPAGARVGTSSLRRQTQLLGLRPDLSIDQLRGNLDSRIRKMEEGKYDAILLAAAGLRRLGWDAKIRQYIPADVSIPAIGQGALGIEIRSDDERTREAVAFLDDRETSLAVRAERGFLKRLEGGCQVPIAAHGTVNGDTVALSGLIGKPDGSRILRGSRSGSVSDPEAIGVALAGELLARGGREILDEVYRQSGS, encoded by the coding sequence TTGGCAGGCAATGACATCATCCGGCTCGGCAGCCGGGGGAGCACCCTTGCACTCTGGCAGGCGGAGTACGTCCGGGCCGAGGTCGAGCGGCACACCGGCCGGAAGGTGGAGATCAGCAGGATCAAGACGACCGGAGACGTGATCCTCGACGTCCCGCTGTCGAAGGTGGGCGGGAAAGGACTCTTCGTCAAGGAGATCGAGGAGGCGCTGCTGTCGAACCGGGTCGACCTCGCCGTCCACTCGATGAAGGACGTCCCCACCGATCTCCCGGAAGGGCTCGAGATCTCCTGCATCACGCGGCGGGAGGATCCGCGCGACGCCTTCCTGTCCGTGAAACACGCGCGGTTCGAGGACCTTCCGGCCGGAGCGCGCGTGGGGACGAGCTCCCTGCGCCGCCAGACCCAGCTCCTCGGCCTGCGCCCCGACCTTTCGATCGATCAGTTGCGGGGGAACCTCGACTCGCGCATCCGGAAGATGGAGGAGGGGAAGTACGACGCGATCCTCCTCGCCGCGGCGGGGCTTCGCCGGCTCGGGTGGGACGCCAAGATCCGCCAATATATCCCCGCGGACGTCTCCATCCCGGCGATCGGACAAGGGGCGCTCGGAATCGAGATCCGGAGCGACGACGAACGGACGCGCGAGGCCGTGGCGTTCCTGGACGACCGGGAGACGTCCCTGGCGGTCCGGGCGGAGCGCGGTTTTCTGAAGCGGCTCGAAGGCGGGTGCCAGGTCCCCATCGCGGCGCACGGAACGGTGAACGGGGACACGGTCGCCCTCTCGGGGTTGATCGGAAAGCCCGACGGCTCGCGGATCCTGCGCGGAAGCCGGAGCGGATCCGTCTCCGACCCGGAGGCGATCGGGGTCGCGCTGGCCGGGGAGCTGCTCGCACGGGGCGGCCGGGAGATCCTCGACGAAGTGTACCGGCAGTCCGGTTCGTGA
- a CDS encoding delta-aminolevulinic acid dehydratase, with the protein MQYPEYRPRRLRRNETLRRMVRETKLSVDDLIYPLFAAAGKGIRKEISSMPGVFNFSVENLVKEAREVAALGIPAVLLFGIPAKKDPLGKDAYSDNGIIQTAVRAIKDAVPGLMVVTDVCFCEYTDHGHCGILKGTEVDNDATLEILAKSAVSHAKAGADIVAPSDMMDGRVGAIRKALDRNGFSQIPIMSYAAKYAGGFYGPFRDAAGSAPGFGDRRSYQMDPPNAREALREVALDVREGADIVMVKPALAYLDVIYRVRQAFNLPVAAYNVSGEYAMVKAAAKLGWVDGDRVTMEILVSIKRAGADLIITYAAKEAARALAG; encoded by the coding sequence ATGCAATACCCTGAATACCGGCCCCGCCGCCTTCGGCGGAACGAGACGCTGCGCCGGATGGTCCGCGAGACGAAGCTCTCCGTGGACGACCTGATCTACCCGCTCTTCGCCGCCGCCGGGAAGGGGATCCGGAAGGAAATCTCCTCGATGCCCGGGGTGTTCAACTTCTCCGTCGAAAACCTCGTGAAGGAGGCGCGGGAAGTCGCCGCTCTCGGCATCCCCGCGGTCCTCCTGTTCGGCATCCCGGCGAAGAAGGACCCGCTCGGCAAGGACGCGTACTCCGACAACGGGATCATCCAGACCGCCGTGCGGGCGATCAAGGACGCGGTTCCCGGCCTCATGGTCGTCACCGACGTCTGCTTCTGCGAATACACCGACCACGGCCACTGCGGCATCCTGAAAGGGACCGAGGTCGACAACGATGCGACGCTCGAGATCCTCGCGAAGAGCGCCGTTTCGCACGCGAAGGCGGGGGCGGACATCGTCGCGCCCTCCGACATGATGGACGGACGCGTCGGCGCGATCCGGAAGGCGCTGGACCGAAACGGGTTCTCGCAGATCCCCATCATGTCGTACGCGGCGAAGTACGCCGGCGGATTCTACGGCCCGTTCCGGGACGCCGCGGGGAGCGCGCCCGGCTTCGGGGACCGGCGCTCCTACCAGATGGACCCGCCGAACGCGCGGGAGGCGCTGCGGGAAGTCGCCCTCGACGTGCGGGAGGGCGCCGACATCGTGATGGTCAAGCCCGCCCTCGCGTACCTCGACGTCATCTACCGCGTCCGCCAGGCCTTCAACCTTCCGGTCGCGGCGTACAACGTGAGTGGGGAGTACGCGATGGTGAAGGCGGCGGCGAAGCTAGGGTGGGTCGACGGGGACCGCGTCACGATGGAGATCCTCGTCTCGATCAAGCGGGCCGGCGCCGACCTGATCATCACCTACGCCGCCAAGGAGGCGGCCCGCGCCCTCGCGGGCTGA
- a CDS encoding DNA polymerase I has protein sequence MASLYLIDGHNVLYRTFFGVPRLTAPDGTPTNVVLGVARILLKILREERPDAVVAVFDSREPTPRHALYPEYKANRLKTPEDLSSQIPVVDEMIDALGVRRLSIAGAEADDIIGTLSRLAEERGMDVVIVSSDKDLYQLVSKRVKVRDGLKEHTVGEAQVEEVFGVSPGKVVDLLALAGDPSDNIPGVSGIGEKTASVLIREFGSLDAILAHTERLKGSRREKIEKGADAARLALRLVTIDRHVPILDDWSAFTPRGIDAARVAPLFRRLGFRKLLEELDPGSETVPERKEGAPKSVAWKRADSVEAFLHALGPGDVASAGLAYDGERETVVGIAVEGKGVHLLAADASARAARALSARGATIYLHDGKALLRRDAGAGTGDDPRLFDTQVAGYLLEPDEGTPSFPKLRARYLPASLTAAEGESPSVRAAERASAMLALGKALERRLAEASLLDVFRGIDMPLLPVLHRIEEKGIRIDPGIFADLSEGLARDISVIERKVAAAAGTDFNINSPKQLSFLLFEKLGLPPVKKTKTGYSTDVEVLERLKGLHEIPSLVLEYRTVAKIRSTYVDALPGRIDPRDGRIHTTLHQTQTATGRLSSSDPNLQNIPIRTELGRRIRAGFVAEEGNLFVGADYSQVELRLLAHLSGDAELIRRFRQGDDIHTATAAAVFGVVPSAVTPELRRRAKVINFGILYGMSPFGLSRELGIGGKEAKSYIDHYFDRYPGVKEYIDGLKANARKDGYVLTIMGRRRTLKDIDSRNRVLRDAAERMAINTPIQGSAADLIKMAMIRVDREFREAGMKARLILQVHDELIVEAPSLEAEGSERILKGAMEGVAKLSVPLTVSVTRGKNWGEIH, from the coding sequence ATGGCGTCCCTCTATCTGATCGACGGTCATAACGTCCTCTACCGGACCTTCTTCGGCGTCCCGCGCCTCACGGCGCCGGACGGCACGCCGACCAACGTCGTCCTCGGGGTGGCCCGCATTCTCCTGAAGATCCTCCGCGAGGAGCGCCCCGACGCGGTCGTCGCCGTCTTCGATTCGAGGGAGCCGACCCCGCGCCACGCGCTCTACCCCGAATACAAGGCGAACCGCCTGAAGACTCCCGAGGACCTCTCCTCCCAGATTCCGGTGGTGGACGAGATGATCGACGCCCTCGGGGTGCGTCGCCTCTCCATCGCCGGCGCCGAGGCGGACGATATCATCGGCACCCTGTCGCGCCTCGCGGAGGAGCGGGGGATGGACGTGGTGATCGTTTCCTCCGACAAGGACCTGTACCAGCTCGTATCGAAGCGCGTGAAGGTGCGGGACGGGTTGAAGGAGCACACCGTCGGGGAGGCGCAGGTCGAGGAGGTCTTCGGCGTTTCCCCGGGGAAGGTGGTCGACCTCCTCGCGCTGGCGGGGGATCCGTCCGACAACATCCCCGGCGTTTCCGGGATCGGCGAGAAGACGGCATCCGTGTTGATCCGGGAGTTCGGCTCCCTCGACGCGATCCTCGCCCACACCGAGCGGTTGAAAGGTTCCCGGCGGGAGAAGATCGAGAAGGGCGCCGACGCCGCGCGTCTCGCCTTGCGCCTGGTCACCATCGACCGGCATGTCCCGATCCTCGATGATTGGTCCGCCTTCACCCCTCGCGGGATCGACGCCGCCCGGGTGGCGCCTCTTTTCCGGCGCCTCGGGTTCCGGAAACTTCTCGAGGAACTCGATCCCGGATCGGAAACGGTTCCGGAGAGAAAAGAGGGCGCCCCGAAGAGCGTGGCGTGGAAACGCGCGGATTCCGTCGAAGCGTTCCTCCACGCGCTGGGCCCCGGCGACGTCGCCTCGGCCGGGCTGGCGTACGACGGGGAGCGGGAAACGGTGGTCGGGATCGCCGTCGAGGGAAAGGGCGTCCACCTTCTCGCGGCGGACGCATCGGCGCGCGCCGCGCGGGCCCTCTCCGCCCGCGGGGCCACCATCTACCTCCATGACGGGAAGGCGCTCTTGCGCAGGGACGCGGGGGCGGGGACGGGGGACGACCCGCGTCTTTTCGACACGCAGGTGGCGGGGTACCTGCTCGAGCCCGACGAGGGGACCCCCTCCTTTCCGAAGCTGCGCGCGCGGTACCTTCCGGCGTCCCTCACCGCCGCGGAAGGGGAGTCTCCTTCGGTTCGCGCGGCCGAGCGGGCTTCCGCGATGCTCGCGCTTGGAAAGGCGCTCGAGCGGCGCCTCGCGGAGGCGTCCCTGCTCGATGTCTTCCGCGGGATCGACATGCCGCTCCTCCCCGTCCTTCACCGGATCGAGGAGAAGGGGATCCGGATCGATCCCGGGATCTTCGCGGACCTTTCCGAGGGGCTCGCCCGCGACATCTCCGTCATCGAGCGGAAGGTGGCGGCGGCCGCGGGAACCGATTTCAACATCAACTCCCCGAAGCAGCTGTCCTTCCTCCTCTTCGAAAAATTGGGGCTTCCCCCCGTCAAGAAGACGAAGACCGGCTATTCGACGGACGTGGAAGTCCTCGAGCGCCTGAAGGGGCTCCACGAGATTCCGTCGCTGGTGCTCGAATACCGGACCGTCGCGAAGATCCGCTCCACCTACGTCGACGCCCTGCCGGGTAGGATCGACCCGAGGGACGGGCGAATCCACACGACGCTCCACCAGACGCAGACGGCCACCGGGCGGCTCTCCTCCTCCGATCCGAACCTGCAGAACATCCCGATCCGCACCGAGCTCGGACGCCGGATCCGGGCGGGGTTCGTCGCGGAGGAGGGGAACCTGTTCGTCGGGGCGGACTACTCCCAGGTGGAGCTGCGCCTTCTCGCGCACCTGTCCGGGGACGCGGAGCTGATCCGCCGGTTCCGGCAAGGGGACGACATCCATACCGCGACGGCGGCCGCCGTCTTCGGCGTCGTCCCGTCCGCCGTCACCCCGGAACTGCGGCGTCGGGCGAAGGTGATCAACTTCGGCATCCTCTACGGCATGAGCCCCTTCGGCCTGTCGCGCGAGCTGGGGATCGGCGGGAAGGAGGCGAAGTCGTACATCGATCATTATTTCGACCGGTACCCTGGCGTAAAGGAATACATTGACGGATTGAAGGCAAACGCCCGAAAAGACGGATATGTATTGACCATCATGGGGCGCCGCCGCACCCTCAAGGACATCGATTCCCGGAACAGGGTGCTGCGGGATGCCGCGGAGCGGATGGCGATCAACACGCCGATCCAGGGGAGCGCCGCCGACCTGATCAAGATGGCGATGATCCGGGTCGACCGGGAGTTCCGGGAGGCGGGGATGAAGGCGCGACTGATCCTCCAGGTGCACGACGAACTGATCGTCGAGGCGCCTTCGCTGGAGGCCGAGGGGTCCGAGCGGATCCTGAAGGGGGCGATGGAGGGGGTGGCGAAGCTGTCGGTTCCCTTGACCGTCTCGGTAACCCGGGGGAAAAACTGGGGGGAAATCCACTGA
- a CDS encoding cysteine synthase A has product MPTWFSDNSFSIGKTPLVKLNRITDGAGATVLGKVEGRNPSYSVKCRIGAAMVWDAEKKGLLGPGKTIVEPTSGNTGIALAFVAAARGYGVILTMPETMSVERRQVLKAFGAKLVLTEGAKGMKGAIAKAEEIVASDPSKYYMPQQFTNPANPGAHEATTGPEIWEATDGAIDVLVSGVGTGGTITGVSRFIKNTKGKKIVSVAVEPTHSPVITQLRSGKPLVPGPHKIQGIGAGFIPDVLDLSLIDRVETVSNDESIAFARKLAREEGLLSGISSGAAAAVAVRLAKLPEFAGKTIVAILPDAGERYLTTPLFEGWFDTENAATI; this is encoded by the coding sequence ATGCCCACCTGGTTCTCGGACAATTCGTTTTCGATCGGTAAGACCCCCCTCGTGAAACTCAACCGGATCACCGACGGCGCCGGCGCGACGGTGCTCGGCAAGGTGGAGGGGCGCAACCCCTCCTATTCGGTGAAATGCCGCATCGGCGCCGCGATGGTTTGGGACGCCGAGAAGAAGGGGTTGCTCGGACCCGGGAAGACGATCGTCGAACCGACCTCCGGGAACACCGGGATCGCCCTCGCCTTCGTCGCGGCCGCCCGCGGATACGGAGTGATTCTGACGATGCCCGAGACGATGAGCGTCGAGCGGCGGCAGGTGCTCAAGGCGTTCGGCGCCAAGCTGGTGCTCACCGAGGGGGCGAAGGGGATGAAGGGGGCGATCGCGAAGGCGGAAGAGATCGTCGCCTCGGACCCGTCGAAGTACTACATGCCGCAGCAGTTCACGAACCCGGCGAACCCCGGAGCCCACGAGGCGACGACGGGACCGGAGATCTGGGAAGCCACCGACGGCGCGATCGACGTGCTCGTTTCCGGGGTCGGAACCGGAGGGACGATCACCGGGGTCTCTCGGTTCATCAAGAACACGAAGGGGAAGAAGATCGTCTCGGTGGCGGTGGAACCGACCCACAGTCCCGTGATCACGCAGCTACGGAGCGGGAAGCCGCTCGTACCCGGACCGCACAAGATCCAGGGGATCGGCGCGGGGTTCATCCCCGACGTCCTCGACCTGTCGCTGATCGACCGCGTCGAGACCGTCTCCAACGACGAATCGATCGCCTTTGCCCGAAAGCTGGCGCGGGAGGAGGGATTGCTTTCGGGGATCTCAAGCGGTGCGGCCGCCGCCGTGGCGGTGCGTCTCGCGAAGCTCCCGGAGTTCGCCGGGAAGACGATCGTCGCGATTCTTCCCGACGCGGGGGAGCGGTATCTCACCACCCCCCTGTTCGAGGGATGGTTCGATACGGAGAACGCCGCGACGATTTAA
- a CDS encoding O-acetyl-ADP-ribose deacetylase, with protein MEKTLSGKVIELVLGDITRQRVDAIVNAANSTLLGGGGVDGAIHRAGGPAILDECRAIRAERGECPTGEAVLTGGGGLPARYVIHAVGPVWRGGDQGESGLLASCYRNALRIAAEHGIESVAFPSISTGIYGYPVTLAAPTALATVASFLSTEPVAPSRVRFVLFDRVTFATYAGALEAL; from the coding sequence ATGGAAAAGACCCTCTCCGGAAAAGTGATCGAACTCGTCCTCGGCGACATCACGCGCCAGAGGGTCGATGCGATCGTGAACGCCGCGAACTCCACGCTTCTTGGCGGCGGCGGGGTCGACGGCGCGATCCACCGTGCCGGCGGACCGGCGATCCTCGACGAATGCCGCGCGATCCGGGCCGAACGCGGCGAGTGCCCCACCGGCGAGGCGGTCTTGACCGGGGGGGGAGGATTGCCGGCGCGGTACGTGATCCACGCCGTCGGGCCGGTGTGGCGCGGCGGCGACCAGGGAGAGTCCGGCCTGCTTGCTTCCTGCTACCGGAACGCTCTGCGCATCGCCGCGGAGCACGGCATCGAGTCGGTGGCCTTCCCCTCGATCAGCACCGGGATCTACGGATACCCGGTTACGCTCGCGGCCCCGACGGCGCTCGCGACGGTCGCGTCGTTCCTCTCCACCGAACCCGTCGCCCCCTCCCGCGTCCGCTTCGTCCTCTTCGACCGCGTGACGTTCGCCACCTATGCCGGGGCACTCGAGGCGTTATAG